In Janibacter cremeus, a genomic segment contains:
- a CDS encoding replication initiator translates to MQRPDTAPSVGTSHAGFPGYSEASPLDLDHLGAAARQGMVDRLVGGTFDAWADVASRVGHCAQPIKLVGSSSRVDRATGEVVSSYSSAQEPFGVTYVRCGNRRASVCPACSRIYARDTFEMIRAGVVGGKSVPEQVSGNPLVFFTLTAPSFGPVHTAKGGQRCRPRDGHAVCEHDRPVACWQAHESDDLDVGTPICSDCYDYEAHAIWQWWAPELWRRFTITTRRVIARAMGVPDSRLREVATLQYAKVAEYQARGVVHFHALVRLDGPKALEGFAPAPASATPSVLAGWLEDAAQRVHFDAPPCGGHDAGRLRFGAQVDARSVTATRRDDPDAPLVGEQVAGYLAKYATKAAADTSAKRRESWHYRRLRATIIDLADERVAGDDYGLMGKWAHMLGFRGHFSSKSRCYSITLGALRRARQRWQRIAADSARDGREMPVLDFADLIADDEEETTLVVGSWNYVGTGWDTDADTALALAAADRARAYDQWRAETARTA, encoded by the coding sequence ATGCAACGGCCTGACACTGCGCCCTCGGTCGGGACCTCGCATGCCGGGTTCCCGGGGTACAGCGAGGCATCACCCCTCGACCTCGACCACCTCGGGGCAGCGGCGCGACAGGGGATGGTGGACCGCCTCGTGGGCGGCACCTTCGATGCCTGGGCGGATGTGGCCTCCCGGGTGGGCCACTGCGCGCAACCGATCAAGCTGGTCGGATCCTCCAGTCGGGTGGACCGGGCCACGGGCGAGGTGGTCTCCAGCTACTCCTCGGCGCAGGAGCCCTTCGGGGTGACGTACGTGCGGTGCGGCAACCGGCGTGCGAGTGTCTGCCCGGCGTGCTCGCGGATCTACGCCCGCGACACCTTCGAGATGATCCGGGCCGGGGTGGTCGGCGGCAAGAGCGTGCCGGAACAGGTCAGTGGCAACCCGCTGGTCTTCTTCACCCTGACGGCTCCCTCCTTCGGTCCGGTGCACACGGCGAAGGGCGGGCAGCGGTGCCGTCCTCGGGATGGGCACGCGGTGTGCGAGCACGATCGTCCGGTGGCGTGCTGGCAGGCGCACGAGAGCGACGACCTCGACGTGGGGACGCCGATCTGCTCGGACTGCTACGACTACGAGGCGCATGCCATCTGGCAGTGGTGGGCTCCCGAGCTGTGGCGGCGCTTCACGATCACGACCCGTCGTGTGATCGCTCGGGCGATGGGGGTTCCGGACTCGCGGCTGCGAGAGGTCGCGACTTTGCAGTACGCGAAGGTCGCCGAGTACCAAGCACGGGGTGTGGTCCACTTCCACGCTCTGGTTCGGCTCGACGGGCCAAAGGCACTGGAGGGGTTCGCGCCTGCCCCCGCCTCGGCCACTCCATCCGTCCTGGCCGGGTGGCTCGAGGACGCTGCCCAGCGGGTGCACTTCGACGCTCCGCCGTGCGGTGGCCATGACGCGGGCCGGCTGCGCTTCGGCGCCCAGGTCGACGCTCGCTCGGTGACCGCGACACGACGAGATGACCCTGACGCTCCGCTGGTGGGTGAGCAGGTCGCCGGCTATCTGGCGAAGTACGCGACGAAGGCGGCCGCGGACACCAGCGCTAAGCGGCGTGAGTCCTGGCACTACCGGCGGCTGCGGGCCACGATCATTGACCTCGCCGACGAGCGGGTGGCGGGCGATGACTACGGGCTGATGGGCAAGTGGGCGCACATGCTCGGCTTCCGGGGGCACTTCTCCAGCAAGTCGCGGTGCTACTCGATCACGCTGGGCGCCCTTCGCCGGGCGCGGCAGCGGTGGCAACGGATCGCCGCCGACAGTGCTCGTGACGGCCGGGAGATGCCGGTCCTGGACTTCGCCGACCTCATCGCCGACGACGAGGAGGAGACCACGCTCGTCGTCGGCTCCTGGAACTACGTCGGCACCGGCTGGGATACCGACGCGGACACCGCCCTCGCGCTTGCCGCGGCTGATCGTGCCCGCGCCTATGACCAGTGGCGAGCCGAGACCGCAAGGACGGCATAA
- a CDS encoding helix-turn-helix transcriptional regulator, with protein MCNRHDPLWTIQDVATFLGIPVGTLYDWRCRGEGPPAFKVGRRLRYRETDVFAWLEEQTAA; from the coding sequence ATGTGCAATCGACATGACCCGCTGTGGACCATTCAGGACGTGGCGACGTTCCTCGGGATACCCGTGGGCACGCTCTACGACTGGCGCTGCCGTGGTGAGGGACCGCCCGCCTTCAAGGTCGGTCGGCGGCTGCGCTACCGCGAGACCGACGTCTTCGCGTGGCTCGAAGAGCAGACGGCAGCGTGA
- a CDS encoding tyrosine-type recombinase/integrase, translated as MITASGTAYKSRAWFRGFDGRRRRMERWGTSQAASQRALATALQDAATAGVGRLTARDTLDEAVRQWLDDLEQLVRMDQRSPGTVQTYRRQWKRSVSPALGNLRLGEVTTPVVDRFLVDLHERVGPATSRTARAVISGAMGRAVREGAIRFNPTREVRRLSTAPRRRPRALTEQERAAWFLAVTRDPRAVSRDLPDLCAFMLATGLRLGEVVAVLWSEIDLEEGAVDVTSTLIRVTGQGVIRKATKSSAGQRRLPLPRWCVAMLRRRAEVGVGPDEPVFGTIDGGFREPRTVSRWLHEVRADSDLEWVTSHAWRKTTASILDGSGVTARIIADQLGHSRVSMTQDVYLGRGEQDPRVLAALEAANPRPPSLPQSGGQSGGLDDVEGGD; from the coding sequence GTGATCACTGCCTCCGGGACGGCCTACAAGAGCCGCGCATGGTTCCGGGGCTTCGACGGTCGTCGCCGTCGTATGGAGCGTTGGGGTACCTCGCAAGCGGCGTCGCAGCGTGCGTTGGCCACCGCGTTGCAGGATGCCGCGACGGCGGGCGTGGGTCGGCTGACCGCGCGAGACACCTTGGACGAGGCGGTGCGGCAGTGGTTGGACGATCTGGAGCAGCTGGTGCGGATGGATCAGCGGTCACCGGGCACGGTGCAGACCTATCGGCGGCAGTGGAAGCGCAGTGTCTCTCCGGCCTTGGGCAATCTGCGGCTGGGTGAGGTGACCACGCCGGTCGTGGATCGCTTCCTGGTCGATCTGCACGAGCGGGTGGGGCCGGCGACCTCGCGCACGGCCCGTGCGGTGATCTCCGGCGCGATGGGCCGTGCGGTGCGTGAGGGCGCGATTCGCTTCAACCCCACTCGGGAGGTTCGCCGCCTGAGCACTGCTCCGCGTCGTCGGCCTCGGGCGCTGACCGAGCAGGAGCGGGCGGCATGGTTCCTCGCGGTGACCCGTGACCCACGTGCGGTCTCGCGTGACCTGCCGGACCTGTGCGCCTTCATGCTGGCCACGGGTCTGCGGCTCGGCGAGGTCGTCGCGGTCCTGTGGTCGGAGATCGACCTGGAGGAGGGTGCCGTGGACGTGACCTCGACATTGATCCGGGTGACCGGGCAGGGCGTCATCCGCAAGGCCACGAAGTCGTCCGCGGGGCAGCGCCGCCTCCCCCTTCCGCGGTGGTGCGTGGCGATGCTGCGGCGGCGTGCTGAGGTCGGGGTCGGCCCGGATGAGCCGGTCTTCGGCACGATCGACGGGGGCTTTCGTGAGCCGCGTACGGTCAGCCGCTGGCTTCACGAGGTCCGCGCGGACAGTGACCTGGAGTGGGTGACCTCGCACGCATGGCGCAAGACGACGGCGAGCATCCTCGACGGGTCGGGCGTGACCGCGCGGATCATCGCCGACCAGCTCGGCCACTCGCGGGTGTCGATGACCCAGGACGTCTACCTCGGGCGCGGCGAGCAGGATCCTCGGGTGCTCGCGGCGCTCGAAGCGGCGAACCCACGGCCCCCTTCGCTACCCCAAAGTGGAGGCCAAAGTGGAGGCTTGGACGACGTAGAGGGCGGTGACTGA
- a CDS encoding transglycosylase family protein, translated as MFSTNDFPDQPASRRGRRLKITGATLTVGALAAGGVVVASGAGASGTVWDRVAKCESTNNWSINTGNGYYGGLQFSFQTWKGFGGQKYAYTADRATKGQQIEIAQEVLKVQGPGAWPVCSVRAGLTVANGLAVDPHTGQERASRDSGRTTVSGALAVDGVRGPKTNAAIQKWVGQPQDGRLSARDRSALQGKLGVNRDSVIGPITTSALQRKVGASVDGIWGPQTTTRLQSFLNRHVL; from the coding sequence ATGTTCAGCACCAACGACTTCCCCGATCAGCCGGCGTCGCGCCGTGGCCGTCGGCTGAAGATCACCGGCGCCACCCTGACCGTGGGTGCGCTCGCGGCCGGAGGAGTCGTCGTCGCCAGCGGTGCAGGCGCTTCCGGGACCGTCTGGGATCGCGTGGCCAAGTGCGAGTCGACGAACAACTGGAGCATCAACACCGGCAACGGCTACTACGGCGGCCTGCAGTTCTCCTTCCAGACGTGGAAGGGCTTCGGTGGGCAGAAGTACGCCTACACCGCTGACCGTGCCACCAAGGGCCAGCAGATCGAGATCGCCCAGGAGGTCCTCAAGGTCCAGGGCCCGGGCGCCTGGCCGGTCTGCTCGGTGCGGGCCGGGCTGACGGTCGCCAACGGCCTCGCGGTCGACCCGCACACCGGCCAGGAGCGCGCGTCGCGTGACTCCGGCCGCACCACCGTCAGCGGCGCGCTCGCCGTGGACGGCGTCCGTGGCCCGAAGACCAACGCCGCGATCCAGAAGTGGGTCGGACAGCCGCAGGACGGCCGCCTCAGCGCCCGCGACCGCTCCGCCCTCCAGGGCAAGCTCGGCGTCAACCGCGACAGTGTCATCGGCCCGATCACGACCAGCGCCCTGCAGCGCAAGGTTGGCGCCAGCGTCGACGGCATCTGGGGGCCGCAGACGACCACGCGCCTGCAGAGCTTCCTCAACCGCCACGTCCTCTGA
- a CDS encoding transglycosylase family protein, which translates to MFYSPKHVTAVAASPTRRRIAGVAVAGATAAVGSIASASTASASTSSGVWDAVAQCESGGNWSINTGNGFYGGLQFTTQTWQGFGGGKYAAQANQATKGQQIEIAQKVLQTQGPGAWPVCSQKAGLTTANGMTGGSSAPAPTQESAPAPAPEPAAPQQTQERSADQGASRSEARSGGLAVDGIFGPNSKAAVEKWVGGSVDSNLSSSDIKALQAKVGTAQDGVVGPVTTSALQGVVGATQDGIWGPKTTAALQTYLNNN; encoded by the coding sequence ATGTTCTACTCCCCCAAGCACGTCACGGCCGTTGCCGCCTCCCCGACCCGCCGGCGGATCGCCGGTGTCGCGGTTGCAGGTGCCACCGCAGCCGTCGGCTCCATCGCCTCCGCCTCCACCGCGAGCGCCTCGACGTCCAGCGGCGTCTGGGACGCAGTCGCACAGTGTGAGAGCGGCGGCAACTGGTCCATCAACACCGGCAACGGTTTCTACGGTGGCCTCCAGTTCACCACCCAGACCTGGCAGGGCTTCGGTGGCGGCAAGTACGCCGCGCAGGCGAACCAGGCCACCAAGGGCCAGCAGATCGAGATCGCGCAGAAGGTCCTGCAGACGCAGGGCCCCGGCGCTTGGCCCGTCTGCTCGCAGAAGGCCGGCCTCACCACGGCCAACGGCATGACCGGCGGCTCCTCCGCTCCGGCCCCGACGCAGGAGTCGGCTCCGGCCCCGGCGCCCGAGCCCGCCGCTCCGCAGCAGACGCAGGAGCGCTCCGCTGACCAGGGCGCCTCCCGCAGCGAGGCCCGCTCCGGTGGGCTCGCCGTTGACGGCATCTTCGGCCCGAACAGCAAGGCCGCCGTCGAGAAGTGGGTCGGCGGCAGCGTCGACAGCAACCTGAGCTCCAGCGACATCAAGGCCCTCCAGGCCAAGGTCGGCACCGCCCAGGACGGCGTCGTCGGCCCGGTCACGACCAGCGCCCTCCAGGGTGTCGTTGGTGCGACGCAGGACGGCATCTGGGGTCCGAAGACCACCGCTGCGCTGCAGACGTACCTCAACAACAACTGA
- a CDS encoding threonine/serine exporter family protein, with the protein MMTPVPPPPPRPRRSAGDSAPPQDSTRDDLTPQAPPVAGPSAADAATSEETAIAVPVGKRRRGTGFRPAVKTEPVPRPRQEPGPEPLKDKPGREKPVPRPTSKPKRERTAPTPRREHRPRLRPLLRGEEPTQTIPLRGTLRGTPYRDPRVTRAVAEEQAATNALDLALRVAELMLRCGSGTSGVETAAIAVGVAAGLEDLDVDLTMQSLHMQCRTPSGQTISRLRVVRQPRQDFARLALVHALVDELISGDVDIEHADAKIKEISSTRRTWSRWVVALAEGGVAGGIALILGASIPAVILAMLSGVLIIMLAGWVARIDLPDFYLGALGGALATVIAFLAYVFGPIDGVDFAFVVAGGIVALLPSRTLTSATEDLLSGFPVTGTARLFAVMFHTLGLIIGVASGLGISLQLAVTFELGFTPPGIDKLAWAQAPVPVVIIGAVFIGFAGALTLQNNPRMLPPAGVLCALGVTVALASTHAGLGRVTATGIAAVVIGFFARLIALRMDSPSITLFVPASFGLYPGLGIFVGLYHLTSSAGGYDLERGLVSVFSSLGVIMAIATGATLGDRLAAPLDAPVAQRRKQAVEAESDRRTDDGWEIV; encoded by the coding sequence ATGATGACGCCCGTCCCACCCCCACCCCCGAGGCCACGTCGCAGCGCCGGCGACTCCGCGCCCCCGCAGGACAGCACGCGTGACGACCTGACGCCGCAGGCGCCGCCCGTTGCCGGGCCATCGGCCGCGGACGCCGCCACGTCCGAGGAGACGGCGATAGCCGTGCCCGTGGGCAAGCGGCGCCGGGGGACGGGCTTCCGACCCGCGGTGAAGACCGAGCCGGTACCGCGGCCACGCCAGGAGCCGGGGCCCGAGCCGCTGAAGGACAAGCCCGGCCGGGAGAAGCCGGTGCCCCGGCCGACGTCCAAGCCGAAGCGGGAGAGGACGGCGCCCACACCGCGGCGGGAGCACCGCCCCCGGTTGCGCCCGCTGCTGCGCGGCGAGGAGCCGACCCAGACGATCCCGCTGCGCGGCACCCTTCGCGGCACGCCCTACCGTGACCCCCGAGTCACGCGCGCGGTCGCGGAGGAGCAGGCCGCGACGAATGCCCTCGACCTCGCCCTGCGCGTCGCCGAGCTGATGCTGCGCTGTGGCTCCGGCACCAGTGGTGTCGAGACCGCCGCGATCGCCGTCGGCGTCGCCGCGGGGCTGGAGGACCTCGACGTCGACCTGACGATGCAGTCCCTGCACATGCAGTGCCGCACGCCATCGGGGCAGACCATCTCTCGGCTGCGCGTGGTGCGCCAGCCACGGCAGGACTTCGCCCGTCTCGCGCTCGTGCACGCTCTCGTCGACGAGCTGATCTCCGGGGACGTCGACATCGAGCACGCGGACGCGAAGATCAAGGAGATCAGCTCCACGCGGCGGACGTGGTCGCGTTGGGTGGTCGCCCTCGCCGAGGGGGGCGTCGCCGGCGGCATCGCACTCATCCTCGGCGCCAGCATCCCGGCGGTGATCCTGGCGATGCTCTCGGGTGTGCTGATCATCATGCTCGCCGGGTGGGTCGCGCGGATCGACCTGCCGGACTTCTACCTGGGGGCGCTGGGTGGCGCCCTGGCCACGGTCATCGCCTTCCTCGCCTACGTGTTCGGGCCGATCGATGGAGTGGACTTCGCCTTCGTCGTCGCCGGTGGGATCGTCGCGCTGCTGCCCTCACGCACCCTGACCTCGGCCACGGAGGACCTGCTGTCGGGGTTCCCGGTGACCGGTACGGCACGGCTGTTCGCCGTCATGTTCCACACCCTGGGTCTGATCATCGGTGTCGCCAGTGGCCTGGGGATCAGCCTGCAGCTGGCCGTCACGTTCGAGCTGGGTTTCACGCCTCCGGGTATCGACAAGCTCGCATGGGCCCAGGCCCCCGTGCCGGTCGTCATCATCGGAGCGGTCTTCATCGGCTTCGCCGGTGCCCTCACCCTGCAGAACAACCCACGCATGCTCCCGCCCGCCGGCGTGTTGTGCGCGCTCGGGGTCACCGTCGCGCTGGCCTCCACGCACGCGGGCCTGGGCCGGGTGACGGCCACCGGGATCGCTGCCGTGGTCATCGGCTTCTTCGCGCGGCTGATCGCGCTGCGCATGGACTCCCCGTCCATCACGCTCTTCGTGCCGGCGTCCTTCGGCCTGTACCCCGGTCTCGGGATCTTCGTCGGCCTGTACCACCTGACCAGCTCCGCGGGCGGGTACGACCTCGAGCGGGGGCTGGTCTCGGTCTTCTCGTCCCTGGGTGTCATCATGGCGATCGCGACGGGAGCGACGTTGGGAGACAGGCTTGCTGCTCCTCTCGACGCTCCGGTGGCACAGCGAAGGAAGCAGGCCGTGGAGGCCGAGAGCGACCGGCGCACGGACGACGGCTGGGAGATCGTCTAG